The nucleotide sequence CTTACTAAAATTTGAACGTTTTTAGTGTAAATATACACTAGTATTGAATTTAAAAGTAATAACATACTGACTAAAAGATAAGACTTCATTGTTCTCACCGTTTCCTAAAATACGTCAATTATTAATGGTAATCTACTACCGTAGCCTGATACTAGACTAGCAACGCCCATACTAAAGCCTACTAGTATAAAAATATAAATAACGGGACCTATTACGAGAGATGTAATGATAGATGGTACTACATGCACATAATAATCAATAATTGCACTGGCATTCTGTGGAGGAGTGTTCAGTTCTTGTGTAGGAAGCATTTGGAAAGCTGCTAGAAATTGAGGCAAATATGGTAAACCTACATAAAAGACTATACCACTTCCTATAAAGGCACCACCTACACTTCTTCCTATTCTAAATGGTATGG is from Sulfolobus acidocaldarius DSM 639 and encodes:
- the cedA2 gene encoding DNA import protein CedA2; this translates as MKSYLLVSMLLLLNSILVYIYTKNVQILVSGITVAVIIYIVVKIIFERFVHQ